From a single Calothrix sp. NIES-2098 genomic region:
- a CDS encoding response regulator receiver protein: MTAQLLSINQRLKSQQNRRILLIEDNDVNRMLLSDYLSYCGFNVQSLSVGSALFSIVEKFQPELILLDLKLPDIDGYSLLEKIKHHQVLSKIPIIVVSAFAFRDDQERAMSLGACRYFVKPVNLKELILTIEEKLAS; the protein is encoded by the coding sequence ATGACAGCACAATTACTCTCTATAAATCAGCGATTAAAGTCGCAACAAAATAGACGAATTTTGCTAATTGAGGATAATGATGTTAATCGAATGTTGCTGAGTGACTATCTCAGTTACTGTGGATTCAACGTTCAAAGTCTATCGGTAGGCTCTGCTTTATTCTCAATAGTGGAGAAATTCCAACCAGAGCTAATATTACTAGACTTAAAATTACCGGACATTGATGGTTATTCATTGCTAGAAAAAATCAAGCATCACCAAGTATTATCAAAAATACCAATTATCGTAGTTTCAGCATTTGCTTTCAGAGACGATCAAGAGCGAGCGATGAGTTTAGGGGCTTGTCGCTACTTTGTAAAACCTGTGAATCTCAAAGAGCTGATCTTAACAATTGAAGAAAAACTTGCTTCTTGA
- the uvrC gene encoding excinuclease ABC subunit C, with the protein MTKSVQTLVKDTERLESRLAEIPPEPGVYFMRDVSDRIIYIGKSRKLRSRVRSYFRDGYNKSERIATMVKQVAEIEFIVTDTEAEALALEANLIKQHQPYFNVLLKDDKKYPYVCITWSEDYPRIFITRKRQLGKEKDKFYGPYTDAGLLREILRISKRIFALRQRPQPLFKDRPCLNYDLGRCPGVCQQLITPEEYRKTVQKVAMVFQGRTQELIDILTQQMEKSAEALNFESAARIRDQIAGLKSLTAQQKVSLPDDTVSRDAIALAADEQLAYIQLFQIRAGQLVGRLAFVADAHAEPGAILQRVLEEHYQTADSVEIPIEILVQHELPEAEILADVLTQRKGRKVTILAPQRQTKAELIEMVERNAQYELQRMQKLGDRNQQAMQDLAAIVDLPDLPHRIEGYDISHIQGSNAVASQVVFIDGLPAKQYYRHYKIKNPTVTAGHSDDFASLAEVIQRRFRKYIEDPQLQRSGNPDWPDLVMIDGGKGQLSSVVAILQEMNLLEDLRVVSLAKRREEIFLPGESLPLETDAEQPGVQLLRRLRDEAHRFAVSFHRQQRSDKLKRSRLDEIPGLGHHRQKLLLGHFRSVDYIRQATPAQLAEVPSIGPRLAQEIYNYFHP; encoded by the coding sequence GTGACAAAATCTGTTCAAACACTGGTTAAAGATACCGAACGCTTGGAAAGCCGTCTAGCTGAAATTCCGCCGGAACCAGGTGTTTATTTTATGCGGGATGTGAGCGATCGCATTATCTATATAGGTAAATCGCGGAAGTTGCGATCGCGGGTGCGTTCCTATTTCCGCGACGGGTACAACAAAAGCGAACGTATTGCCACAATGGTAAAGCAGGTGGCAGAAATTGAATTTATTGTCACCGATACTGAAGCAGAAGCCTTGGCGCTGGAAGCTAATTTGATCAAGCAGCACCAGCCATATTTTAATGTGCTGCTGAAGGATGACAAGAAATATCCCTATGTTTGCATCACTTGGTCAGAAGACTATCCCCGGATTTTTATCACCCGCAAACGCCAACTAGGGAAGGAAAAGGATAAGTTTTACGGGCCATATACAGATGCAGGTCTATTGCGCGAGATATTACGCATATCGAAGCGGATTTTTGCGCTGCGTCAACGACCGCAACCACTGTTTAAAGACCGTCCTTGTTTAAATTATGATTTGGGGCGCTGTCCGGGCGTGTGTCAACAGCTAATTACACCGGAAGAATACCGTAAAACCGTGCAAAAGGTGGCGATGGTATTTCAAGGTCGCACTCAAGAACTGATTGATATTTTGACGCAGCAGATGGAGAAATCTGCCGAAGCGTTGAATTTTGAGTCAGCCGCACGGATTCGCGACCAAATAGCTGGGTTAAAATCGCTCACAGCACAGCAAAAAGTATCCTTACCAGATGATACAGTGTCGCGGGATGCGATCGCCTTAGCCGCAGACGAACAACTTGCTTACATTCAATTATTTCAAATTCGTGCTGGGCAATTGGTCGGACGCTTGGCATTTGTAGCGGATGCGCACGCTGAACCAGGAGCTATTTTACAACGAGTTTTAGAAGAACACTACCAAACTGCTGACTCAGTGGAAATTCCCATCGAAATTTTGGTACAGCATGAGTTACCAGAAGCGGAAATATTGGCAGATGTTTTAACTCAGCGTAAAGGTAGAAAAGTGACGATTCTAGCTCCGCAACGCCAAACTAAGGCAGAATTAATTGAGATGGTAGAGCGCAATGCCCAGTATGAATTGCAAAGAATGCAAAAATTGGGCGATCGCAACCAACAAGCAATGCAAGATTTAGCTGCAATTGTTGATTTACCAGACTTACCCCACCGCATCGAAGGTTACGATATTTCCCACATTCAGGGGTCGAATGCAGTTGCTTCTCAAGTAGTATTTATCGATGGCTTACCCGCCAAACAGTACTATCGCCACTACAAAATTAAAAATCCTACGGTTACAGCCGGACATTCAGATGATTTCGCCAGTCTTGCGGAAGTGATTCAGCGTCGGTTTCGCAAGTATATCGAAGATCCGCAATTGCAGCGATCGGGTAATCCCGACTGGCCGGATTTAGTGATGATTGATGGTGGTAAAGGACAGTTATCATCGGTTGTCGCCATTTTACAAGAAATGAACTTATTAGAAGACTTGCGAGTAGTCAGTTTGGCGAAGCGACGAGAAGAGATTTTTTTACCGGGAGAATCTCTACCTTTAGAAACCGATGCAGAACAACCAGGAGTGCAGTTATTGCGAAGATTGCGCGATGAAGCCCATCGCTTTGCTGTAAGTTTCCATCGCCAACAACGCAGCGATAAATTAAAGCGATCGCGTTTAGATGAAATTCCTGGCTTAGGACACCATCGCCAAAAGCTGCTTTTAGGACATTTTCGCTCTGTTGATTATATTCGCCAAGCTACACCCGCACAACTAGCTGAAGTTCCCAGCATTGGGCCGCGTTTGGCTCAAGAAATCTACAATTATTTTCATCCTTAA